A single genomic interval of Lewinellaceae bacterium harbors:
- a CDS encoding DUF4199 domain-containing protein, translated as MRKIILTNGLIAGFMIPAIMGLVVLVAGEGSGFTEIAGFASMIIALSTIYLGIRQYRDRVQAGNITFWQGVKVGMLITLIASAIYVISWTIYYYLGPGQNMMDQYFQNQIDQLQADGNLTKIQAMQDMKVNYSKPYILIAYTFMEIFPVGLLITLIAAMINKR; from the coding sequence ATGCGTAAAATCATTTTAACCAATGGATTGATCGCCGGATTCATGATACCGGCAATAATGGGATTGGTGGTATTGGTAGCCGGGGAAGGAAGCGGATTCACCGAAATTGCCGGTTTCGCTTCCATGATCATCGCCCTTTCTACCATATACCTGGGAATCAGGCAATACCGTGACCGGGTACAAGCAGGCAATATCACGTTTTGGCAGGGTGTGAAGGTAGGCATGCTGATTACACTGATCGCCTCGGCAATTTATGTGATCAGCTGGACCATTTATTATTACCTGGGGCCGGGCCAGAATATGATGGATCAATATTTTCAGAATCAAATCGATCAACTGCAGGCGGATGGCAATCTTACCAAAATACAAGCGATGCAGGATATGAAGGTCAACTACAGCAAGCCATACATATTGATCGCTTACACCTTTATGGAAATCTTTCCGGTAGGATTGCTGATAACACTTATCGCTGCAATGATCAACAAGCGCTGA
- a CDS encoding response regulator transcription factor, with the protein MIYGNIPFFRIKWSYLLGYGLLFGGLSGFISWLEFNYTLEAIDPRWAFFWIGLLFTIVGAWGGRVLTSQVTSTASMVKIHEVSNDGTDLRISMDHATKPVNGLSDREYEVLVAMAAGKSNQEIANDLYIAISTVKTHVSRILQKTDAKRRTQAIRHAKRMGWIR; encoded by the coding sequence ATGATTTACGGTAACATACCCTTCTTTCGAATCAAATGGTCATACCTATTAGGGTATGGACTATTGTTTGGAGGCTTGTCGGGATTCATTTCATGGCTTGAGTTCAACTATACCCTTGAAGCGATCGATCCACGTTGGGCATTTTTCTGGATAGGGCTGTTATTTACGATCGTAGGTGCATGGGGAGGCCGTGTCCTAACCAGTCAGGTGACATCCACGGCATCCATGGTTAAGATTCATGAGGTTTCCAACGATGGAACGGACCTACGCATTTCAATGGATCATGCGACGAAACCTGTCAATGGATTAAGTGACCGGGAATATGAAGTTCTGGTAGCCATGGCGGCCGGAAAGTCTAATCAGGAAATTGCCAATGATCTTTATATCGCCATCAGCACTGTGAAGACCCATGTTTCAAGGATTCTGCAAAAAACGGATGCCAAGCGACGTACCCAGGCTATCCGGCATGCTAAAAGAATGGGTTGGATTCGCTGA
- the sppA gene encoding signal peptide peptidase SppA codes for MKQFFKFLFASCLGTILASVILVFLGIAMVGWFTKVAEKQVAVKPNTVLDLSLDYALPELTNNVQNFSFSLEQKDYVGLQDLITLLKKAESDNDVKGVKLGSMSNLHGQATALALKDALDEFRKSGKFVVADGRYFDKTGYLVASAADHIIINPVGGVDFRGFASITPFFKDALDKIGVKMEVFYKGQYKGATEPFRLNKMSPQNRYQIREYLESIYALYLKEIGEDRNQTTDRLREIANEFLAQNAEQALQYGLVDEIGGPFAADDYIRKQIGLEEDDKINYVTMDEYKKARGLGTDYSARDKIAVLYAEGDIVDGSTAEGVIGGGKYARQLRKIRLDDKIKALVLRVNSPGGSIMASQDILSEIEKIKAAGKPVVASYGDYAASGGYFISCKSDFIISEPNTLTGSIGVFLMMPNFNGLLEDKIGIYVDTVSTGKYAAGFTSLLPLSDEEGRILQLQTDNFYDLFISNVSEGRKMSKEAVHEVAQGRVWTGEDALQVGLVDQIGNLNDAIKKAAELAGIDDYRTASYPPIKDPLTRILEQVTGQNSDDLISSRLKFKLGKWEPYVRELEFWQNHQGPMARLPFIIQD; via the coding sequence ATGAAACAATTTTTTAAATTTCTATTTGCTTCCTGTCTGGGTACCATTCTCGCATCAGTAATCCTGGTATTTCTGGGGATCGCAATGGTGGGGTGGTTCACAAAAGTTGCGGAAAAGCAGGTTGCCGTAAAGCCCAACACGGTTCTGGACCTGTCACTGGATTATGCATTACCAGAATTGACCAACAACGTTCAAAACTTCTCATTCTCTCTGGAACAAAAAGACTATGTCGGACTTCAGGACCTGATCACCCTGCTGAAGAAGGCCGAATCAGATAACGATGTAAAAGGAGTCAAACTTGGCAGTATGTCCAATCTCCACGGACAGGCCACTGCCCTGGCCCTAAAAGATGCCCTTGATGAATTCCGGAAATCCGGAAAGTTCGTCGTTGCTGACGGGAGGTATTTTGACAAGACCGGTTACCTGGTGGCATCCGCGGCAGATCACATCATTATTAATCCGGTTGGAGGTGTTGACTTCAGGGGTTTTGCGTCGATAACTCCATTTTTTAAAGATGCACTCGATAAAATAGGGGTTAAAATGGAGGTCTTCTACAAAGGCCAGTACAAAGGGGCAACCGAACCATTCCGCCTGAATAAAATGAGTCCGCAAAACCGCTATCAGATTCGGGAGTATCTGGAAAGCATCTATGCACTCTATCTTAAGGAGATCGGCGAGGATCGCAATCAGACCACAGACCGACTGCGTGAAATCGCCAATGAATTTCTGGCCCAAAATGCAGAACAGGCTCTTCAATACGGCCTGGTGGATGAAATCGGGGGACCCTTTGCTGCCGATGATTACATCCGCAAACAGATAGGACTGGAAGAGGATGATAAAATTAATTATGTCACCATGGATGAATACAAGAAGGCCCGTGGTCTCGGCACGGATTACAGCGCCCGGGACAAAATAGCCGTATTGTATGCAGAGGGTGACATTGTGGACGGAAGTACAGCCGAAGGTGTGATTGGGGGAGGAAAATATGCCAGGCAATTGCGTAAGATCCGCCTCGATGACAAAATCAAAGCCCTCGTTTTACGGGTAAACTCTCCGGGGGGTAGTATTATGGCATCCCAGGACATCCTCTCCGAAATAGAAAAAATAAAAGCGGCAGGAAAACCAGTGGTCGCTTCCTATGGTGATTATGCAGCTTCCGGTGGCTATTTTATTTCCTGTAAATCGGACTTCATCATCAGCGAACCGAATACACTGACCGGATCCATCGGCGTGTTTCTGATGATGCCCAATTTCAATGGCCTGCTGGAAGACAAGATCGGGATTTACGTTGATACCGTTTCTACCGGTAAATACGCGGCAGGGTTTACTTCACTGTTACCCCTCTCGGATGAAGAGGGAAGAATACTGCAGTTACAGACCGACAATTTCTACGACCTGTTCATCTCCAATGTATCCGAAGGCCGGAAGATGTCCAAAGAAGCTGTCCATGAAGTAGCTCAGGGGCGGGTCTGGACCGGGGAAGATGCCCTGCAGGTAGGACTGGTGGATCAGATTGGCAACCTCAACGACGCTATTAAGAAAGCCGCTGAATTAGCAGGTATTGATGATTACCGGACTGCTTCCTATCCTCCGATCAAAGATCCTTTAACACGGATTCTGGAACAAGTTACGGGACAAAATTCCGATGACCTGATTTCTTCCAGGTTGAAATTTAAACTTGGGAAATGGGAACCATACGTCAGGGAGCTGGAATTCTGGCAAAACCATCAAGGTCCTATGGCACGGTTGCCCTTTATCATCCAGGACTGA
- a CDS encoding RNA methyltransferase, producing MIIASASNPTIKSIHRLREKSRARRQEGLFVMEDWKEIRMALENGYTINHLILREGSGMPGDWKYSTLPCCEVKSELFSTLIYRSGTVDACAIATAKEHPLSSLGTPTGTSCYLLLDQVEKPGNIGAILRTADAAGLAGVIVVDPVSDLYNPNVIRSSVGTLFSVPVALCTLDEALQWLKSVHVITTQLEGGLPPWEVNLAGPVALVLGTESTGVREAWRKRADQFVKIPMFGQNDSLNVSNTAAILAYEHVRQRWNYDNR from the coding sequence ATGATCATTGCTTCTGCATCCAATCCAACCATTAAATCGATCCACCGTTTACGGGAAAAATCCCGTGCGCGCAGACAGGAAGGTCTGTTTGTCATGGAGGATTGGAAGGAGATCCGGATGGCTCTGGAGAATGGCTATACCATTAACCATCTGATCCTGCGTGAAGGCTCGGGGATGCCCGGGGACTGGAAATATTCTACCCTCCCCTGCTGTGAGGTGAAAAGTGAGTTGTTCTCCACCCTGATTTACCGTTCCGGAACCGTAGATGCATGTGCAATTGCCACCGCTAAGGAACATCCGTTAAGTTCTCTGGGCACACCTACCGGGACCTCTTGTTACCTGTTGCTTGATCAGGTAGAAAAACCAGGCAATATCGGAGCCATCCTGCGTACAGCAGATGCAGCAGGGCTGGCCGGGGTGATCGTTGTAGATCCTGTCTCCGACCTTTACAACCCTAATGTCATTCGCTCCAGCGTAGGCACCCTGTTTTCTGTACCCGTTGCGTTGTGTACCCTGGATGAAGCGCTGCAATGGCTGAAGTCGGTCCATGTGATCACGACGCAACTGGAAGGAGGTCTGCCGCCCTGGGAGGTCAATTTGGCAGGGCCGGTAGCCCTGGTGTTGGGGACAGAATCCACGGGTGTGCGGGAAGCCTGGCGCAAACGGGCTGATCAATTCGTTAAGATTCCAATGTTTGGACAAAACGATTCCCTGAATGTTTCCAACACGGCTGCTATCCTGGCCTACGAACACGTCAGGCAAAGGTGGAATTACGACAACCGATAG
- a CDS encoding VOC family protein: protein MANRIAWFEIPVSDPDRAQQFYESIFDISMQRLPLGNEFVLILFPGQQDEVQGALAYHPDFYFPGNQGPLIYLNAEPSLDPVLKRVTESGHKILISKRQISEERGFMAVIEDSEGNRIALMSKN from the coding sequence ATGGCCAATCGGATTGCATGGTTCGAAATTCCGGTATCTGATCCGGACCGGGCTCAGCAGTTTTATGAATCAATCTTTGATATCAGCATGCAGCGTTTACCCCTTGGAAATGAATTCGTATTGATCCTGTTTCCAGGCCAGCAGGATGAGGTACAGGGGGCACTGGCCTATCACCCTGATTTTTATTTTCCGGGGAATCAAGGACCGTTAATTTATCTGAACGCAGAACCCTCACTGGATCCGGTCTTAAAACGGGTAACGGAGAGCGGGCATAAAATCCTGATCTCTAAACGACAAATATCCGAAGAACGAGGATTTATGGCAGTCATAGAAGACAGTGAAGGAAACCGGATTGCACTGATGTCAAAAAACTAG
- a CDS encoding DUF1501 domain-containing protein — MQRRDFLKYNALFMPSLAGGFGVQAFMNSPFLKAMYNDFVDTDKVLVLVYLAGGNDGLNTVIPLDLYDTLANVRPEVIIPENKLLSLTGVDRVALHPSLGGLRDLYNDGHLSIIQNVGYPDQDYSHFRSTDIWMTAADHDEILSSGWMGRYLNQEYPNFPIDYPNDIMPDPLAIQIGYNLSLAFQGPASAMGMVVGDPNWFYSLVDDVEEQAQDTLSGEKLAYIRLITKQSQVYGQVIKKAAGRVTTQNNYPTNNALAEQLRIVAKLIAGGLKTRIYMVSLDGFDTHDAQVINNDHTKGEHANLLQALGDGIKAFVDDLRYLGISERVMGMTFSEFGRRVISNSSLGTDHGAAAPLFVFGDGVQSSVWGPNPTLPEKVDVEVNLPMHYDFRSIYTTILEDWFCLGPNDLGSIFTNQFQKIPFVTNSPCISTAIHEQNQVAGRSLVDAYPNPFSQRTTIRFAGNSEESILVQLFNGAGQRISTLAQGKFAAGWYTQDWDASLLPAGTYYVRYQTRYSQQGKWLVKAE, encoded by the coding sequence ATGCAAAGAAGAGATTTCCTTAAATACAACGCCTTGTTCATGCCATCTCTGGCCGGTGGATTCGGGGTGCAGGCCTTCATGAATTCTCCTTTTCTTAAGGCTATGTACAACGACTTCGTCGACACCGACAAAGTTTTGGTACTGGTTTATCTGGCAGGTGGCAATGATGGATTAAACACGGTGATCCCGCTGGACCTGTACGACACACTGGCCAACGTCAGGCCGGAGGTGATCATCCCTGAAAACAAATTGCTTTCACTCACCGGTGTAGACCGGGTTGCACTCCACCCTTCATTAGGTGGGTTACGCGACCTTTACAACGATGGACATCTCAGCATCATCCAGAACGTTGGATACCCGGATCAGGATTATTCCCACTTCCGGTCAACGGACATCTGGATGACTGCTGCCGACCACGATGAAATCCTGTCCTCCGGTTGGATGGGCCGCTACCTGAACCAGGAATATCCCAACTTCCCCATCGACTACCCTAATGACATCATGCCCGATCCCCTTGCCATTCAGATTGGCTACAACCTCTCCCTTGCATTCCAGGGGCCAGCCAGCGCGATGGGTATGGTTGTCGGTGATCCCAACTGGTTTTACAGCCTGGTTGATGATGTGGAAGAACAAGCCCAGGATACCCTTTCCGGTGAAAAGCTCGCATACATCCGCCTGATCACCAAACAATCACAGGTTTATGGTCAGGTTATTAAAAAAGCAGCGGGAAGGGTGACCACACAAAACAACTATCCCACCAATAATGCCCTGGCAGAACAGCTCAGGATCGTAGCCAAGCTCATTGCCGGTGGATTAAAGACCCGGATTTACATGGTATCGCTGGATGGATTTGACACCCATGATGCGCAGGTTATCAATAACGATCATACCAAAGGTGAACATGCCAATTTATTGCAAGCACTGGGTGATGGTATCAAAGCATTTGTGGATGATCTACGCTACCTGGGTATCTCTGAACGGGTGATGGGCATGACGTTCAGCGAATTCGGCCGCCGGGTTATTTCAAACTCAAGTCTTGGGACCGACCATGGCGCCGCTGCTCCACTTTTTGTGTTTGGTGACGGCGTTCAGTCCTCAGTTTGGGGCCCCAATCCTACCCTACCCGAAAAAGTCGATGTTGAAGTAAACTTACCCATGCATTATGATTTCCGGAGTATCTATACGACCATTCTGGAAGATTGGTTCTGCCTGGGCCCCAATGATCTGGGATCCATTTTTACCAATCAATTTCAAAAAATTCCATTTGTCACCAATAGCCCATGCATCTCAACGGCCATACACGAGCAAAATCAGGTGGCAGGTCGCAGTCTGGTTGACGCTTATCCCAATCCATTCTCACAGCGAACCACCATCCGGTTTGCAGGCAATAGTGAAGAGTCCATCCTTGTTCAGCTGTTTAATGGCGCCGGGCAACGCATAAGCACTCTGGCACAAGGCAAATTCGCAGCAGGTTGGTATACACAGGATTGGGATGCGAGCCTACTGCCTGCCGGCACCTATTATGTCAGATATCAAACCAGGTATTCGCAACAGGGAAAGTGGCTGGTGAAAGCGGAGTAG
- a CDS encoding DUF1800 domain-containing protein — MEMLTPIQEWQPLGITSGLEPYGGDFNYLDAVHLLRRTLFGAKKDEVDQAVVSGLAATLDRLFEVHPQPLPVNDYNRDDLKDPNIPFGQTWVNDHTTNGDLTSARIVSLKAWWVDQLMNQSASLQQKMMLFWHNHFSTQTWGVFWANQAYRHFKLLHEQAFGNFRTLTKSITTDPQMLLYLNGAFNNQESPDENYGRELQELFCIGKGPNSNYTEEDVKMAAKVLTGWTIQWEGTYQSYFNYWLHDQSDKQFSSFYGNKVIKGNYGPDGAKETDELLDMIFANQETALFICRKIYRFFVYPYISDETEQSIIEPLAMLLRDNNYDIEPVLRTLLNSAHFFDPELRGAMIKSPVDFFIGFWRSMQVKMPANASVQNNLEIRTSSLWQMSSLGQQLMDPPNVAGWPAYHQYPQYDKSWITTDSIPRRALTTDSFIYWGFWSENLLTNVDLLAFIDSLDNPNQLNPMLDEIIDLLLAVPVSELQRNQMKSILLSGQANEGYWNQAWFAYKLTPYDEMARMTVENRVKPFFQYLFQLSEYHLQ, encoded by the coding sequence ATGGAGATGCTTACCCCGATACAAGAATGGCAGCCTCTGGGAATAACCAGTGGGCTGGAACCTTATGGCGGTGACTTTAATTACCTGGATGCCGTGCATTTGCTGCGCCGGACCCTGTTTGGAGCAAAGAAGGATGAAGTGGATCAGGCCGTCGTTTCTGGCTTGGCAGCTACCCTGGATCGTTTGTTTGAGGTTCACCCCCAACCATTACCTGTCAATGATTACAACCGTGATGATCTGAAAGACCCCAACATTCCCTTTGGTCAGACCTGGGTGAACGATCACACAACAAACGGTGATCTGACCAGTGCGCGCATAGTGAGCTTGAAGGCATGGTGGGTTGATCAGTTAATGAACCAATCGGCCAGCCTTCAACAAAAAATGATGTTGTTCTGGCACAACCATTTTTCGACCCAGACCTGGGGTGTTTTCTGGGCTAATCAGGCTTACCGTCACTTTAAATTATTACATGAGCAGGCATTTGGCAATTTCCGGACATTGACTAAATCCATTACCACCGATCCGCAAATGCTCCTCTACCTTAATGGCGCATTCAACAACCAGGAAAGCCCGGATGAAAATTACGGTCGTGAACTACAGGAATTGTTCTGCATTGGTAAAGGCCCCAATTCCAATTATACCGAAGAGGACGTCAAGATGGCAGCCAAAGTCCTGACCGGCTGGACGATCCAGTGGGAAGGAACTTACCAGTCTTACTTTAATTATTGGCTACACGATCAGTCTGACAAACAATTCTCATCCTTTTATGGCAACAAGGTTATCAAGGGAAATTATGGTCCGGATGGAGCAAAAGAAACCGATGAATTGCTGGATATGATATTTGCCAACCAGGAGACAGCCTTGTTCATCTGTCGAAAGATCTACCGGTTTTTTGTGTATCCATACATTTCTGACGAGACTGAACAATCGATCATTGAGCCTTTGGCCATGCTGCTCCGTGATAACAACTACGATATCGAGCCAGTACTGCGTACCCTGCTGAACTCCGCTCATTTTTTTGACCCGGAACTGCGTGGAGCGATGATTAAAAGTCCGGTTGACTTCTTCATTGGTTTCTGGCGTTCGATGCAGGTCAAAATGCCTGCCAATGCGTCGGTACAAAACAACCTGGAGATCAGGACTTCCTCCCTCTGGCAGATGTCCAGCCTGGGACAGCAACTTATGGATCCACCCAATGTTGCCGGCTGGCCGGCCTACCACCAATACCCTCAGTACGATAAGTCGTGGATTACCACGGATTCCATACCTCGTCGTGCGCTGACCACAGATTCCTTCATTTATTGGGGATTCTGGTCGGAAAACTTATTGACCAATGTGGATCTGCTGGCGTTCATAGACAGCCTGGACAATCCCAATCAACTAAACCCAATGCTTGATGAGATCATCGATCTCCTGTTGGCTGTACCGGTCAGTGAATTGCAACGCAACCAGATGAAGTCCATCCTGCTTTCCGGTCAGGCAAATGAAGGCTATTGGAACCAGGCCTGGTTTGCCTATAAACTGACTCCCTACGATGAAATGGCCCGGATGACGGTAGAAAACCGGGTAAAGCCATTCTTCCAGTATTTGTTTCAGCTTTCGGAATATCACCTTCAATAA
- a CDS encoding extradiol dioxygenase, protein MISGVHTIIYSMNAEADKAFFQDILKWPYVDVGHGWLIFRLPPAELAVHPSGNSHHHELYLMCDDIHGFVEDMKVHHVNCSEIKDQGWGLLVDLTLPGGGILGVYQPRHPRP, encoded by the coding sequence ATGATTTCCGGAGTACATACCATTATCTATTCCATGAATGCAGAGGCAGACAAGGCTTTTTTCCAGGACATCCTAAAATGGCCATACGTTGATGTGGGGCATGGGTGGTTGATCTTCAGGCTTCCTCCAGCTGAACTCGCCGTGCACCCCTCTGGAAACAGTCATCATCATGAACTGTACCTGATGTGTGATGACATCCATGGATTTGTGGAGGATATGAAGGTGCATCACGTCAATTGTAGTGAAATTAAAGATCAGGGATGGGGATTATTGGTTGATCTGACCTTGCCCGGAGGAGGAATTTTGGGGGTGTACCAACCAAGACACCCAAGGCCATAA